One window from the genome of Cryptococcus tetragattii IND107 chromosome 2, whole genome shotgun sequence encodes:
- a CDS encoding iron sulfur cluster assembly protein 1, mitochondrial, whose product MMRNTILRSTAAAMASTSFARPAIRARPVLAAVRTMGASANVSKRGYHAKVIDHYENPRNVGNLPKGDSDVGTGLVGAPACGDVMKLQIRVGEDGVINEVKFKTFGCGSAIASSSYMTERVKGMTLDQAGAVKNTEIAKELCLPPVKLHCSLLAEDAIKSAIKDYQSKRAQRLAAANATLASSSSQPQQATA is encoded by the exons ATGATGCGAAACACTATCCTCCGATCTACGGCCGCCGCTATGgcttccacttctttcGCTCGACCTGCTATCCGAGCTCGACCTGTACTTGCCGCTGTGCGAACGATGGGTGCCAGTGCCAACGTCTCGAAGAGAGGGTACCATGCCAAGGTGATCGACCACTATGAGAACCCTCGTAAT GTTGGTAACCTTCCCAAGGGTGACTCCGATGTTGGAACTGGTCTTGTCGGTGCTCCCGCTTGTGGCGA TGTTATGAAGCTTCAAATCCGAGTAGGCGAGGACGGTGTCATTAATGAAGTCAAGTTCAAGACGTTCGGTTGTGGTTCAGCTATCGCCTCATCGTCATATATGACTGAGCGAGTAAAGGGCATGACCCTCGATCAGGCTGGTGCGGTGAAGAACACTGAGATTGCCAAGGAGCTCTGTCTCCCCCCTGTAAAGT TGCACTGCTCTCTCCTTGCTGAGGATGCTATCAAGTCTGCCATCAAGGACTACCAGAGCAAGCGAGCACAGCGACTTGCAG